The genomic region CAATTCATCCAACGCGCAAAGCGCAGGCGTCAACTCACCCAAGCTATTGATAAGCGCCATGTTCTCGCTGTAGTCCACAGGGCAGGCCACCAGCGACACGCCGGGTTCGTTCAGAGCTTTTTGCAAGGTGGGCAAAAGTTCGGCGGCGCTTTCAATGCGGTAACCCTTGGCGCCAAAGCTTTCGGCATAGGTCACAAAGTCGGGATTGCCAAAGTCCACGCAGTCGTGGGAGCCGGATTCCATGTCCATCTTCCACTTGATCAGCCCGTAGCTGTCATCCACCCAGATCAGTATCTTGAGCGGAATATTCTCGCGCACGGCTGTTTCCATCTCCTGCGAATTCATCAAAAAGCTGCCGTCGCCCATGACGGCCAGCACCTTGCGCTCGGGGCAGGCCAGGTGCGCGCCGATGGCTCCCGGCAGGGAAAAGGCCATGGTGGAAAGGCCGTTGGAAACAATGCAGGTCAGGGGCGCATAGGTGGGGTAGAGGCGCGCCATCCACATCTTGATGGCCCCTGTGTCGGCCAGCACTATATCCTCATCGCCCATTGCAGCGCGAATGTCGCTCACAATGCGCTGCGGCTTGAGGGGGAAGGCATCGCTCTCACGGCCCTTGGCAAGCTCGGCCTCCACCAGTTCGCGAATTCTTGCCCCGCGCCCGGCGGAAAGTAGAGGCTCCGCTCCAAGTTCCTTGGCCAGAGAGGCCAGGGCAAGGCCTACATCGGCCATGATGGTGACTTCGGGGTTATAGTGGGCATCCACATCGGGCATGAATGTATTGATGTGGATGATACGCTTGTTTGACTGGGGATTGATGCGCATGGGCGTGAATTCCTGCAATTCGTAGCCGATGGAGAGGATCACGTCCGCCTGGTCGAAAGCGCAGTTTTCGTAGTCGTGCCGCATAAAGCCAATGACGCCCAGCGACTGGGGGCTGCGGTCGCTGATAACGCCCTTGCCCATGAACGTTGTCGCCACGGGGATTTTGTAGCGCTCGGCAAAGGCGGCCAGCACGGCGGCATTGCCTGTGCGGGCCACGCCGTGCCCGGCCATGATGACGGGCTTGCGTGCGCAACGCAGCAGGGCTGCGGCTTCCGCCACCGCAGCGGGCGAGGGTATGGCCTTGGCGCAGGGAGCCGCCTTGAGGGGCACGGCTTCGGGCATGGGGGCCGCTTCCACATCTTCGGGAATGGCAAGGTAGGTCGCGCCGGGCCGTTCCTCCTGCGCTACCTGAAAGGCATTGCGCACCATTTCGGGCACTGCCTGGGGCGTCAGCACCGTATCCGCCCACTTGGTAACGGGCTTGAACATGCCCACAAGGTCAACAATCTGGTGCGATTCCTTGTAAATGCGCTTCAGCCCCACCTGGGCGGAAATAGCCACCAGAGGGCTTGAATTGGTCTGCGCGTCGGCAGCGCCCAGCAGCAGGTTGATGGCCCCCGGCCCAAGAGTGGCGGCGCATACGCCCGCCTTGCCTGTCAGACGACCATAAATGTCGGCCATCAGGGATGCGCCCTGCTCGTGCCGGGCAAGAATAAAGCGGATGTCACCGGAGGCGGCCACAGCCCGCACAAATTTTATATTTTCTTCACCGGGGATGCCGAAGACGTACTTAACTCCCTCGGCCCTGAGGCATGAAACAAGGAACTGGGCTACGTTCTGCTGATCCATGGCTAACCTCGTTGGGGTGTTTGCCAAGGCTCATGCCTTGGGATGACTGGCCGGAAAGGGCTTGGCGTAATCCTGCCGTGCGCAGATTTTGCGGTCGAGCCTATTTTTGCGCCACGGCGCGTTCAAGCACATCGGCCCAGTGGTGCAGAATGAAAATGTGAGCCTCCTGAATGCGGGCCGTGACATCGTGGGGCACAATAACAGCCATGTCGGCCAGGGATTCCAGCTTGCCGCCGTCGCGCCCCAGCAGGGCGATGGTGGCAATGCCCTGAGCGCGTGCCTCGTTGACGGCTGCGATGATGTTGGCCGAATTGCCGGAGGTGGAAATGCCCACGAAAACATCGCCGGGGCGGGCAAGGGCCTCTACCTGGCGAGAAAAAACATCGTTGAAGCCGTAGTCGTTGCCGATGGCCGTGAGGTTTGACGTGTCCGTGGTCAGGGCGATGCAGGCCAGCGCCTTGCGGTTGCACTGAAAGCGCCCCACAAGCTCTGCTGCAAAGTGCTGAGCGTCCGCCGCCGAGCCGCCGTTGCCGGCAATAAGCACTTTGCCGCCTGCCCCAAGGGCCGCGTCCAGCCTCTCTGCCGCCGCTTCCACGGCGGGGCGCATGGTCTGTAGCGCGCCAAAAAGCTCCAGATGGGCGGAGAGGGACATATCAAAAAGCGAATTCGTCATGATTTGACCTTGCTGCACGGTTTAGTTTCCCCGTAGGGCATCGGTTTTGAAAACGTCTTGCAAGCCTAGCAAGGCCGGGAACAAAAGAAAAGCATCCGCCGCCCGCGCTTGCGGCACCGGCGCGCATGCCGTACATGCAGGGGAGGAGGCATTATGAGCACATTCAAAGAGCAGTGGGCGCAACTGCTGGCCCCCAACCGCAAAACCGGCACGGGCATGAAGCTCGACACGCTGGACGCGGTGCGTAATCCCTTTCTGGTGGATTATGACCGGATCATCTTTTCCAGCTCCTTCCGCAGGCTGGCAAGAAAAACCCAGGTGCACCCGCTGGTGCGCAACGACCATATCCACAACCGCCTCACCCATTCGCTTGAGGTGAGCTGCGTGGGCCGTTCCCTTGGCCTTGGCGTGGGCGATGCCCTGCGGCGGCGCGGCGACCTGCCCGAGGGCTGCACGCCGGACCATCTGGGCCAGATCATTCAGGCCGCCTGCCTGGCGCACGACATTGGCAATCCGCCCTTTGGGCATGCGGGCGAGGAGGCCATCCGCGACTGGTTCAAGGATTCCGCCAACAAAGAGCAGTATTTCAAAAATCTGCTGCCCGCAGAGTGGGCCGATTTTACGGCTTTTGACGGCAACGCTCAGGGCTTCCGCGTTATCAACGCTCTTGAAAACAACAAGGACAGGGGCGGCTTTCGCCTGACATTCCCTGTCGTTGCGGCTTTGGTGAAGTACCCGCGCTCGGCCTATGAAGCGCAGGGCGTGGGCAAGAGCAAGTTCAATTTCTATACGGCGGAACGGGATCTTTTCGCCGAAATCTTCGGCGCTATGGGCCTGGCGGAAGGCGCTGGCTGGCGCAGGCATCCGCTTTCGTATCTTTTGGAAGCGGCGGACGACATCTGCTACCGCATTATCGACATGGAAGACGCGCGCGAGCTGCGCATCATCACCTATGCCGATTTTAAGGCCGCCATGACGCCCCTGCTGGATGTGAACTGTCTGGACGATCCGCGCCTTGATTCCATGGATTCCGACCGCAGACGCACCAGTATGCTGCGCACCACGGCCATGGGGCGTATGATTCCGTCCATCACGCAGACGTTCATGGACAATTACGAAGCCATCATGGAAGGGCGGCTTGAGGGCTGCCTGCTGAACCACTCCCAGGAGGATGTGGCCGGGTTCATGCGTGAGGCGGGGCGGGTTTTTAACAGCAAGATTATGAACAACCCGCAGAAGACAGCGTTGGAAATCGGCACCTACACGCTCTATCGGCGGTTGCTTGATGTGTTCATTCCTGCCTGCTTCAACTTCACCAAGGGCAATGCCATGAGCTATCAGGAAACACGCGCCCTCACGCTCATGGGAGCCAATGCGCCGAGCAGGGAAGACAGCCTGTATATGGCCTATCTGCGGGTGCTGGATTTTGTGTCCGGCATGACGGACGACTACGCGGCGTTTATTTCGCAGCAGTTCTCCGGCACAGCGGGGCGGTGAGCCTTTGCAGTCGAGATCGCAATCTCACTGAGAATTAAGGATGCCGCGCAACGCGTGCCTTGGGCATGTGCTGCGCGGCATCTTTCGCCGAACCTGTCTATGCAGGTTGTCAGGTGCGCCCCGTTAAAGGGCTATGGCGGCATTCATAAACGGCCCCGAAGCCTGCGGCAACATGCGGTGCCCGGTGTCTGCCCATTCGTGGTCTTGGGCAAGGGCGTCAAGCGTGAGGTCGCGCAGCTGTTCGTAACATTCCACCAGCGAATACCTGTCGGTATCAATGATGCAGTGGGGGCTACGGGGTTCGTCAAAAGCGTCAAAAACTGAATCCAGGGTGGAAAGGTCGCCGCGTTCAGCCTTGGCATACAAGCCCTTGGCATCGCGCTGCACCAAAGCTTGCAGCGAGCAGCGCACCCATACCTCGCGGTACATGGGCAGCATGGCCCGGTTGCTCTGGCGCATGCTCTCGTATGGTGTGGCGGCTGCGACCACGCATACTTTGCCCTGCGCCTGCATATTCAGCGCGTAATCGCGCAGGATATCGGTATTGCGCACGCGATCCTCAGGGGTAGCGGCGGACAGTCCGTTGCTGCGGCAGAAGGTGTCGGCGTCGATGAACTCAACGTCAAATCCCTGCCCGTCAAGATACAGGCGCAGCAGTGAACCAAGGGTGGTTTTTCCACTGCCGGAAAGTCCCAGCAACCAGATTGTCGGCGTCATACTATCCTCGCTTGCTTGCAGTGCGGTTATGCGTGTGGCAAACCTGCACTACTTATGCAAATTACCTGCCAGTATTAAATTTTTTTAGTAAGTTTGTATTGTTAAGGATATCCAATAATAGGGGGTGCGGCAATTTTGACAGTGTTGGCCCCATTCCACCTTAGGCAATCCCTGGCGGGATCACCCAAGGCGTTTACGCGGGCAACACAAGCTGTGGGGGTAAGGCTGATTTGGGGCTGGCGAGAAAAGATCCACTGTTATTTTGCAGGACTCTGGACGGCATCGTTGACATAGGGGATGGGGAACCACTGATATCCCTGCCCCGCCTTGCCCACGTGCCCAATGCCGGGAAAGGAAATGTGCGCTCCAGCCACAAGGTGTCCCTTTTCTGCGGCTTCTGCAAAAAGACGCTGCCTCTGTCTGACGGCTCCCTCCGGGTCAAGGTCGTACTCAATGACCGTATCCGGCAGGGGAAACTGCGCCTCAGCAACATGAACGGTATCTCCCCAGAACAACAATTTTTCTCCTTTGCTTTCAAGCAGGTAACAGGTGTGACCAGGAGTGTGCCCCGGTGCGGCCACGGCGTATATTCCGGGCAACACCATCTGGCCCGCTTCAAACCGTGCCACCTTATCTGCACTGAGGTAGGGGGCCAGAGATTCCTGCCCCTTCACAAACATGGGTCTGAAATACTCCGGCGATTTTCCCATCTGGGCAGCGCTGAGCCAGAACTCGGACTCAACGCGGTTCACATGCACGGTGGCGGAGGGGAAAACCTTCTTGCCGTCCACCGTGAGCCCGCCAGAGTGGTCGCCGTGGATGTGCGTGAGCAGAATATCCGTGATATCGGCGGGCTTGACTCCGGCCCCCTCAAGACTGGCTGCGAGTTTGTTTACGGTCGGGCCGAGCAATTTGCCTGAACCCGTGTCTACAAGTACTCGGCGGTTTTGGGTAAGGATAAGAAAGGCGTTGACCGAGGTCGGCCTGGGCGAGGGCACATACGCCTTTTTAAGGGCGTCTTCTACCTGGCCCTGTTTGGTGCTGATCAGCTTTGCGTTGCTGTTTAGTGTGCCATCAGAAATTGCCGCCACATGCACATCTCCCAGTTGCAACCAGTAGAAGCCCGCCTGTCTGTAGAGCGGCACAGAGGGGGGCGTAGCTGCACGGGAAGGCTGCGGCAACAGTGCTGCGCCGGGCAAAACAAGTGAAGCGACTGCCGCCTGTTGAAGAAACTGGCGTCTGTTCATACGGCCTCCTGTTGCGCTGGGATCACCTGGGGCAAGGATGCAGCGCATGCATGCTTGAATGCCCTCTAGGCCCAGTATATGTTTGGTTTAGCGGAATGCGTACGCATATTGTTCGTTAGTTCCGTTTTTATGAACAATTGGAGCGGGTGTCAATATCACCTGTACACAGGTTCAAGTCTGCGCCGCCCCTCTTGCCTTTATATCAGGAAAAAATAATGAAAATCCTGCACCATCCGGCTGTTGAAGACGTAACTGTCGAAGGTCTCCTGCATGCCCTTTCTGATCCTGTGCGCGTACAGATTCTCAAGGAAATCATACGCTCAAATTCGCCCAAAACGTGTTCTGACTTTCTGAACATGCCGGACAGGGTCATACCCAAGTCGACCCTTTCGCAGCATTTCAGAATATTGCGCGAGGCTGGTCTGATCCGTAGCGAGAGAAGTGGTGTTGCGCTCAAAAATACTCCGCGTTGCCAGGAATTGCAGCCCCGCTTTGGGCGGATGATAGCTGAAATTCTGGCGGCGTATGCCCAGGAATATGGCAGGAAAGATGCGGATGAATAGGGCCGGATGGAAAGACGGCATAATTGAAGGCTGACAGATAGGACACCCTCGGCGCGAGTCAGTTTTCGCCAATCAGCAAGGTTTAAATGGTATTGCCGATTGGATGAAGTATGGCTGTTGACATGCGGGCGAAGAGTTTATAATAGGAGTGAACACTTCGTTTATTAATAAAAAGTGCAGGAGACTTCCCGTGGCCCGACCAAAAAATGAAAAGCTTGAAATCCAGCGGCGTGAGGAAATTTTGCAGGCTGCGTCCCGCGTGTTCCGGGCCAAGGGTTTTCATCTTGCCAGAACAGAAGACATCTGCACCGAGGCCAAAACAAGCGCGGGAACACTGTTTCGTTATTTCAAATCGAAAAAAGAAATCATCGAAGCTATTGTTGAGGCAGAAATGAAGGCCAACGATGAGGATCTGCTGGTTCTGGCCCAACGGCAGTCCGTAGAGGGGTTGGCCAAACTGACGGCAGAAGAATTACAAGAGATGCTCCGTCCCGGCGGGTACGGGCTGGCAACAGAGAGTTGGCTTGAACTCTCTCGCAGTCCCGATGGCAGAAAGCAGCTTGCCGCTTCATCTGCCAAACTGGAAGCAGCCCTTGCCGCTTTGCTGGCCCAAGGTCAAGCCGAGGGCTGGGTGCGCCGCGATCTCAACGCCAAGGGCGCTGCCAGCCTGCTGCTTATTTTGTATACCGGGGTGCAA from Desulfovibrio sp. UIB00 harbors:
- a CDS encoding acetolactate synthase large subunit is translated as MDQQNVAQFLVSCLRAEGVKYVFGIPGEENIKFVRAVAASGDIRFILARHEQGASLMADIYGRLTGKAGVCAATLGPGAINLLLGAADAQTNSSPLVAISAQVGLKRIYKESHQIVDLVGMFKPVTKWADTVLTPQAVPEMVRNAFQVAQEERPGATYLAIPEDVEAAPMPEAVPLKAAPCAKAIPSPAAVAEAAALLRCARKPVIMAGHGVARTGNAAVLAAFAERYKIPVATTFMGKGVISDRSPQSLGVIGFMRHDYENCAFDQADVILSIGYELQEFTPMRINPQSNKRIIHINTFMPDVDAHYNPEVTIMADVGLALASLAKELGAEPLLSAGRGARIRELVEAELAKGRESDAFPLKPQRIVSDIRAAMGDEDIVLADTGAIKMWMARLYPTYAPLTCIVSNGLSTMAFSLPGAIGAHLACPERKVLAVMGDGSFLMNSQEMETAVRENIPLKILIWVDDSYGLIKWKMDMESGSHDCVDFGNPDFVTYAESFGAKGYRIESAAELLPTLQKALNEPGVSLVACPVDYSENMALINSLGELTPALCALDEL
- the gmhA gene encoding D-sedoheptulose 7-phosphate isomerase — protein: MTNSLFDMSLSAHLELFGALQTMRPAVEAAAERLDAALGAGGKVLIAGNGGSAADAQHFAAELVGRFQCNRKALACIALTTDTSNLTAIGNDYGFNDVFSRQVEALARPGDVFVGISTSGNSANIIAAVNEARAQGIATIALLGRDGGKLESLADMAVIVPHDVTARIQEAHIFILHHWADVLERAVAQK
- a CDS encoding deoxyguanosinetriphosphate triphosphohydrolase; the encoded protein is MSTFKEQWAQLLAPNRKTGTGMKLDTLDAVRNPFLVDYDRIIFSSSFRRLARKTQVHPLVRNDHIHNRLTHSLEVSCVGRSLGLGVGDALRRRGDLPEGCTPDHLGQIIQAACLAHDIGNPPFGHAGEEAIRDWFKDSANKEQYFKNLLPAEWADFTAFDGNAQGFRVINALENNKDRGGFRLTFPVVAALVKYPRSAYEAQGVGKSKFNFYTAERDLFAEIFGAMGLAEGAGWRRHPLSYLLEAADDICYRIIDMEDARELRIITYADFKAAMTPLLDVNCLDDPRLDSMDSDRRRTSMLRTTAMGRMIPSITQTFMDNYEAIMEGRLEGCLLNHSQEDVAGFMREAGRVFNSKIMNNPQKTALEIGTYTLYRRLLDVFIPACFNFTKGNAMSYQETRALTLMGANAPSREDSLYMAYLRVLDFVSGMTDDYAAFISQQFSGTAGR
- a CDS encoding adenylyl-sulfate kinase, whose translation is MTPTIWLLGLSGSGKTTLGSLLRLYLDGQGFDVEFIDADTFCRSNGLSAATPEDRVRNTDILRDYALNMQAQGKVCVVAAATPYESMRQSNRAMLPMYREVWVRCSLQALVQRDAKGLYAKAERGDLSTLDSVFDAFDEPRSPHCIIDTDRYSLVECYEQLRDLTLDALAQDHEWADTGHRMLPQASGPFMNAAIAL
- a CDS encoding MBL fold metallo-hydrolase, with protein sequence MNRRQFLQQAAVASLVLPGAALLPQPSRAATPPSVPLYRQAGFYWLQLGDVHVAAISDGTLNSNAKLISTKQGQVEDALKKAYVPSPRPTSVNAFLILTQNRRVLVDTGSGKLLGPTVNKLAASLEGAGVKPADITDILLTHIHGDHSGGLTVDGKKVFPSATVHVNRVESEFWLSAAQMGKSPEYFRPMFVKGQESLAPYLSADKVARFEAGQMVLPGIYAVAAPGHTPGHTCYLLESKGEKLLFWGDTVHVAEAQFPLPDTVIEYDLDPEGAVRQRQRLFAEAAEKGHLVAGAHISFPGIGHVGKAGQGYQWFPIPYVNDAVQSPAK
- a CDS encoding helix-turn-helix domain-containing protein: MKILHHPAVEDVTVEGLLHALSDPVRVQILKEIIRSNSPKTCSDFLNMPDRVIPKSTLSQHFRILREAGLIRSERSGVALKNTPRCQELQPRFGRMIAEILAAYAQEYGRKDADE
- a CDS encoding TetR/AcrR family transcriptional regulator; translated protein: MARPKNEKLEIQRREEILQAASRVFRAKGFHLARTEDICTEAKTSAGTLFRYFKSKKEIIEAIVEAEMKANDEDLLVLAQRQSVEGLAKLTAEELQEMLRPGGYGLATESWLELSRSPDGRKQLAASSAKLEAALAALLAQGQAEGWVRRDLNAKGAASLLLILYTGVQFDADLGMDIDYEASAQAISDLIKSFILTS